A genome region from Schistocerca americana isolate TAMUIC-IGC-003095 chromosome 1, iqSchAmer2.1, whole genome shotgun sequence includes the following:
- the LOC124613246 gene encoding solute carrier family 35 member F6, whose translation MAWTKYQIVLAVVLVVTGSINTLTTKWADRMTAKGSDGVERKFDHPFVQSCAMFLGEMLCLLAFEIISCIYYSRTENVEEPSILRGRRDYNPFVLLPPALCDMVATSVMYIGLNLTNASSFQMLRGAVIVFVGIFSRIFLHRILTIREWIGILFVILGLVVVSLSDLGSDSSGSTGGTTNVILGDVLIIGAQIIAATQMVLEEKFVSGLDIPPMQAVGWEGVFGLVIMGLLQIPFYYIHVSPPFSDNASSSLEDVPDAFAQMADNNLILVALLGTVVSIAFFNFAGISTTKEISATTRMILDSVRTLVIWIGSVSFRWQSFHYLQVIGFIILLLGMCLYNNILVPQAFNKIKAMICRTQSSNADLEDPLVSNQPADAHETGAVN comes from the coding sequence ATGGCCTGGACAAAATATCAAATTGTGCTTGCCGTCGTTCTGGTAGTCACCGGATCCATCAACACACTGACAACAAAGTGGGCTGATCGTATGACAGCGAAGGGCTCGGACGGCGTGGAAAGAAAATTCGATCATCCATTCGTGCAGTCATGTGCCATGTTCCTTGGTGAAATGTTATGTTTATTAGCCTTTGAAATTATTTCTTGCATTTATTATTCAAGAACTGAAAACGTCGAAGAACCGTCAATTTTGAGAGGTCGAAGGGATTATAATCCATTTGTTCTTCTTCCACCAGCATTATGTGATATGGTAGCAACGTCAGTGATGTACATCGGACTCAATCTTACGAATGCATCATCCTTTCAGATGCTACGTGGTGCAGTGATAGTATTCGTTGGGATATTCTCCCGCATATTCCTACATCGCATATTGACTATCCGTGAGTGGATTGGAATACTATTTGTTATTCTTGGTTTGGTGGTTGTAAGTTTGTCAGACCTTGGCAGCGACTCGTCAGGTAGCACAGGTGGTACAACAAATGTCATATTAGGTGACGTTTTGATTATTGGTGCCCAGATTATAGCAGCAACACAAATGGTTTTGGAAGAAAAGTTTGTTTCTGGACTTGATATACCACCTATGCAAGCAGTTGGCTGGGAAGGAGTCTTCGGTTTGGTGATAATGGGCTTGCTTCAGATTCCATTTTATTACATTCACGTGTCACCGCCGTTTAGTGACAATGCTAGTTCTAGTTTAGAAGATGTACCAGATGCATTTGCACAGATGGCTGATAACAATCTTATACTTGTTGCTCTGTTAGGCACAGTTGTGAGCATTGCATTTTTCAACTTTGCTGGCATCAGCACAACTAAAGAAATATCTGCAACTACAAGAATGATTTTGGATAGTGTTAGAACACTTGTTATCTGGATTGGTTCAGTATCTTTTCGGTGGCAATCATTCCACTACCTGCAAGTAATTGGTTTCATTATTCTTCTTCTGGGGATGTGTCTTTACAACAACATACTTGTTCCTCAAGCATTTAACAAAATTAAAGCCATGATCTGTAGGACACAGTCGTCAAATGCTGACTTAGAAGATCCTCTTGTTTCTAATCAGCCAGCTGATGCACACGAAACTGGTGCAGTCAATTGA